A portion of the Algisphaera agarilytica genome contains these proteins:
- the lpdA gene encoding dihydrolipoyl dehydrogenase, which produces MAEHTHDLLVIGAGPAGYVAAIRAAQLGLDVACVDKGQVAGKAAMGGTCLRVGCIPSKALLESSEKYEDAMHHFADHGIEVGSVKLDLEKMLERKDGVVKALTGGISALFKKNKVKAYHGSASFNADKTVTVGDDTITAEHVLIATGSVPASLPGIDLSQDLVDTSTDAIDYQKVPKKLVVIGAGVIGLELGSVWRRLGSEVVVLEYLDRIFPGMDDELAKEALKIFKKQGLKFELGSKVTGVKTTKKGVVIERDGADPVEADRVLVAVGRKPNTEGLGLENIGITPNARGQIEIEPGTFKTSVPGVYAVGDVVPGPMLAHKAEEEGVACVEIIATGHGHIDYNTVPGVVYTHPEIASVGKSEEELKAEGIAYNKGKFPFMANGRARAIEEVNGFVKVLADKETDRVLGVHILGQSAGDLIAECATAMAFGASSEDIARACHAHPTLNEAVKEAALGVAGRAIHI; this is translated from the coding sequence ATGGCTGAACATACCCACGATCTTCTTGTCATCGGTGCCGGGCCCGCGGGCTACGTCGCCGCGATCCGTGCCGCTCAACTCGGGCTCGACGTCGCCTGCGTCGACAAGGGCCAGGTGGCGGGCAAGGCCGCGATGGGCGGGACCTGCCTCCGTGTTGGGTGCATCCCGTCCAAGGCGCTGCTCGAGTCCTCCGAGAAGTACGAAGACGCCATGCACCACTTCGCCGACCACGGCATCGAGGTCGGCTCGGTCAAACTCGACCTCGAAAAAATGCTCGAACGCAAAGACGGCGTCGTCAAAGCCCTCACCGGCGGGATCAGCGCCCTGTTCAAGAAAAACAAGGTCAAAGCCTACCACGGCAGCGCGTCCTTCAACGCCGACAAAACCGTGACCGTCGGCGACGACACGATCACCGCCGAGCACGTGCTCATCGCCACGGGTTCGGTTCCCGCCTCGCTCCCGGGCATCGACCTGTCGCAAGACCTCGTCGACACCTCGACCGATGCGATCGATTACCAAAAGGTGCCCAAGAAGCTCGTGGTCATCGGCGCGGGTGTCATCGGCCTCGAGCTCGGCAGCGTCTGGCGCCGCCTGGGCAGCGAAGTCGTCGTCCTCGAATACCTCGACCGCATCTTCCCCGGCATGGACGACGAGCTCGCCAAGGAAGCCCTGAAGATCTTCAAGAAACAGGGCCTCAAGTTTGAGCTGGGCAGCAAAGTCACCGGCGTGAAGACCACCAAGAAGGGCGTGGTCATCGAGCGCGACGGGGCCGACCCGGTCGAGGCCGACCGCGTGCTCGTGGCCGTGGGTCGCAAGCCCAACACCGAAGGCCTGGGCCTGGAAAACATCGGCATCACGCCCAACGCCCGCGGCCAGATCGAGATCGAGCCCGGCACCTTCAAGACCAGCGTGCCCGGCGTGTATGCCGTGGGCGATGTCGTGCCCGGCCCGATGCTCGCGCACAAGGCCGAGGAAGAAGGCGTCGCCTGTGTCGAGATCATCGCCACCGGCCACGGCCACATCGACTACAACACCGTCCCCGGCGTGGTCTACACCCACCCCGAGATCGCCAGCGTCGGCAAGAGCGAAGAAGAACTTAAGGCCGAGGGCATCGCCTACAACAAGGGCAAGTTCCCCTTCATGGCCAACGGCCGGGCCCGCGCGATCGAAGAGGTCAATGGCTTCGTCAAGGTCCTCGCCGACAAGGAAACCGACCGCGTCCTGGGCGTCCACATCCTCGGCCAATCGGCCGGTGACCTCATCGCCGAATGCGCCACCGCCATGGCCTTCGGCGCGAGCAGCGAAGACATCGCAAGAGCATGTCACGCCCACCCGACGCTAAACGAAGCGGTCAAAGAAGCCGCCCTCGGTGTCGCGGGTCGGGCCATCCACATTTAA
- a CDS encoding VPGUxxT family thioredoxin-like (seleno)protein, type 2, which produces MSRLLVLCGLGVAVVALVVSSNRARAGGEATGAGVVNPIEIGTVAWGRDFDEALKQSGETGKPVLVLFQEVPGCQGCQDFGKTVLTQPLLVEAIEDEFVPVVVYNNQGGQDREILERYQEPAWNYQVIRYLDAQGKDIIPREDRIWTVGGTAERMIEALTAAERPVPKYLQAVAAEGQSHQHADSAFAMFCYWTGETEIGKLDGVVATEAGWLDGHEVTRVKYDPDQISLLALSEYARDARFHATKVYAPDGEANTLEGFRTGQLDHTYRKARASDQNKQMTGFKTIMGLPNLNEMQKTKLNAFIRS; this is translated from the coding sequence ATGAGCCGATTGCTTGTGTTGTGCGGTTTGGGTGTGGCGGTGGTTGCGTTGGTGGTGTCGAGCAACCGGGCCCGAGCGGGCGGGGAAGCCACGGGGGCCGGTGTCGTCAATCCCATCGAGATCGGCACCGTGGCGTGGGGTCGAGACTTCGACGAAGCCTTGAAGCAGAGCGGCGAGACCGGAAAGCCCGTCCTCGTGCTGTTTCAGGAAGTGCCCGGCTGCCAGGGCTGTCAGGACTTCGGCAAGACGGTGCTGACCCAGCCGTTGCTGGTCGAGGCCATCGAAGACGAGTTCGTCCCCGTAGTGGTCTATAACAACCAAGGCGGGCAGGACCGCGAGATCCTGGAGCGCTATCAGGAACCGGCGTGGAACTACCAGGTGATCCGCTACCTCGACGCCCAGGGCAAAGACATCATCCCGCGTGAAGACCGCATCTGGACCGTGGGCGGCACAGCCGAGCGGATGATCGAGGCGTTGACCGCCGCCGAGCGTCCGGTGCCGAAATACCTCCAGGCCGTGGCCGCCGAGGGTCAGAGCCACCAGCACGCCGACAGCGCGTTTGCGATGTTCTGCTACTGGACCGGCGAGACAGAAATCGGCAAGCTCGACGGCGTGGTCGCCACCGAGGCCGGCTGGCTCGACGGCCACGAGGTCACCCGTGTGAAGTACGACCCCGACCAGATCAGCCTGCTCGCCTTGTCCGAGTACGCCCGAGACGCACGTTTCCACGCGACCAAAGTCTACGCTCCGGACGGCGAGGCCAATACGCTCGAGGGCTTCCGCACCGGCCAACTCGACCACACCTACCGCAAGGCCCGTGCATCCGACCAAAACAAACAGATGACCGGCTTCAAAACCATCATGGGCCTACCGAACCTGAACGAGATGCAAAAGACCAAGCTCAACGCGTTCATCCGCAGCTAG
- the odhB gene encoding 2-oxoglutarate dehydrogenase complex dihydrolipoyllysine-residue succinyltransferase translates to MPTELIVPEVGESITEVEIGQWLKAEGDAVSKDDPLVEIETDKVTLELPAPADGAIVKITHPQGTPANVGDVIGTFEEGAAGSAPAPAAPTETAPQMAEKLEAATPPAPAASNGTPGASVIMPAAQRLIDENKLDAAAIPATGPGGRLLKEDVQNFLKSPPKPAAAERSDKAPDTPTPATPQGDRSEEVVPMTSLRKRIAANLVDAQQTAALLTTFNEVDMTNVMALRSQYKDQFLKSHDVKLGFMSFFVRASIDALKQCPAINAEVRGTDIVYKNYYDIGIAIGGGKGLVVPILRNAERMSFAGIEKAIGDYAVKAKANKLAISDLTGGTFTITNGGIYGSLLSTPIVNPPQSGVLGMHGIVRRPIAVDPGTPKERVEVRPMMYIALTYDHRIVDGREAVTCLKRIKETIEDPARMLMEV, encoded by the coding sequence ATGCCCACCGAATTGATCGTCCCCGAAGTCGGCGAATCCATCACCGAAGTTGAGATCGGCCAATGGCTCAAAGCCGAGGGCGACGCCGTCTCCAAAGACGACCCGCTCGTTGAGATCGAGACCGACAAGGTCACCCTCGAACTCCCCGCCCCTGCCGACGGCGCGATCGTCAAGATCACCCACCCCCAGGGCACCCCCGCCAACGTCGGCGACGTCATCGGCACCTTCGAAGAAGGCGCCGCGGGCAGCGCACCCGCTCCTGCGGCCCCGACCGAAACCGCGCCGCAGATGGCCGAGAAACTCGAAGCCGCCACGCCGCCTGCACCTGCCGCCTCCAACGGCACGCCCGGCGCGTCGGTCATCATGCCCGCCGCCCAGCGCCTCATCGACGAGAACAAGCTCGACGCCGCCGCCATCCCTGCCACCGGTCCCGGCGGCCGCCTCCTCAAGGAAGACGTCCAAAACTTCCTCAAGAGCCCACCCAAGCCGGCGGCTGCGGAGCGCAGCGACAAAGCCCCGGATACCCCTACCCCCGCAACGCCCCAAGGCGACCGCTCCGAAGAAGTCGTCCCCATGACTTCGCTGCGTAAGCGCATCGCCGCCAACCTCGTCGACGCCCAGCAGACCGCCGCGCTGCTCACGACCTTCAACGAGGTCGACATGACCAACGTCATGGCCCTACGCAGCCAATACAAAGACCAGTTCCTCAAGTCCCACGACGTGAAGCTCGGCTTCATGTCCTTCTTCGTCCGCGCCTCGATCGACGCCCTCAAGCAGTGCCCCGCGATCAACGCCGAGGTCCGCGGCACCGACATCGTCTACAAGAACTACTACGACATCGGCATCGCCATCGGCGGCGGCAAGGGCCTCGTGGTCCCCATCCTCCGCAACGCCGAACGCATGTCCTTCGCCGGCATCGAGAAAGCCATCGGCGACTACGCCGTGAAAGCCAAGGCCAACAAGCTCGCCATCAGCGACCTCACCGGCGGCACCTTCACCATCACCAACGGCGGCATCTACGGCAGCCTCCTGTCCACCCCCATCGTCAACCCGCCCCAGTCCGGCGTCCTGGGCATGCACGGCATCGTCCGCCGCCCCATCGCCGTCGACCCCGGCACGCCGAAAGAGCGCGTCGAAGTCCGCCCGATGATGTACATCGCCCTCACCTACGACCACCGCATCGTCGACGGCCGCGAAGCCGTGACCTGCCTCAAACGCATCAAAGAAACCATCGAAGACCCCGCGCGGATGTTGATGGAGGTTTGA